From the genome of Candidatus Methylopumilus turicensis, one region includes:
- a CDS encoding efflux RND transporter permease subunit, giving the protein MNLPELSIKRHVLAWMLSAVIVLFGIISYQRIGIDRIPAIDFPIIMVNTTLKGANPDVVDASITSIIETAVNTTPGIEHIQSSSSPGVSTITITFALNKNIDVAYNEVQSKVSQVLKKLPADTDPPTIQKVDTNAQAVIWLALTGDRTIQQLNLYATNVLKKKFETINGVGEVTLGGRRDRVVRVTLSPERMAAYRLTASDLINAFNREHVQLPGGFLVSSQTEKLIKLDLEFHNIKDLGDLIIHYKDGSPVHLKDIATVTDSITDNRQVARYKGQPTVGLGMVKIANSNTVEIIKEVERRLEEEIRPNLPPGMKLEISTNDSIFINQMVASLKEHLFTGTLLAALIVFIFLRSIRSTLIVATAIPVSLLGAIAVMYFSGFTFNSMTLLGLLLLIGVVVDDAIVVLENIFRHREHIDKDPMSAAINGSREVTFAVVAASLSLICIFAPVIFMDGIVGMFFKSFGVVVTFGVLASLFVSLTLTPMLCSRYLTAGHKENQFYSAIEKNLAKLDAAYHYLLNMSLNYRWRVLIITILFVVLGGGYAMKNVQKDFVPEADEGSFTISVKTPLGSSLDYTDTRMKLVEATLASHPKEISSYFATIGSGSKGQVNQGNVNVRLVPKTEREKSQKDLMKELKKQFDLIPGVKAIPSPASIAKGQRSEKLQFIITGQRLEEIGSLSKQIQQSLTKNSEMGKVDLDVQLDLPQLDMNIDRARAASLGLSAQDVASAVSMYAGGLNIAKYNDFNGDGQRYDIRLKANEDDLKQTTDLSKIYLRSASGELVRLDSVASFKKTLGAAVIGRYDLQYSANFYANPSMPLGEAVTLVKETTAKILPPNYTLKMTGQAEEFGKTFKNIKFVFILAFILLYMVLASQFNSFIQPLIIMLAQPLAIIGGLIALLLSGDSLNIYSMIGLVLLIGLVAKNSILLVDLTNQLRDRGAGINEALREACPIRLRPVVMTSLTIILALLPAALGFGAGSETNKPLSVAIIGGMISSTLLTLVVVPAAYSLVMNGLEKWKTRFPRSKA; this is encoded by the coding sequence ATGAATTTGCCTGAGCTTTCTATCAAACGCCATGTACTAGCATGGATGCTGTCCGCCGTCATCGTCCTCTTCGGCATTATTTCTTATCAACGTATTGGCATTGACCGCATTCCAGCAATCGATTTTCCAATCATCATGGTGAACACTACGCTCAAGGGGGCTAACCCGGACGTGGTGGATGCCAGCATTACTAGCATTATCGAAACAGCAGTAAACACCACGCCTGGAATTGAACACATACAGTCTTCATCGTCGCCTGGCGTTTCTACCATCACCATTACATTTGCACTCAATAAAAATATTGATGTTGCGTATAACGAAGTCCAGTCTAAAGTGAGTCAAGTGCTCAAGAAACTGCCAGCGGATACAGATCCACCGACCATCCAAAAAGTTGATACCAATGCTCAGGCTGTTATATGGCTGGCGCTTACAGGCGACCGAACGATACAACAACTCAACTTGTACGCAACCAATGTACTCAAAAAGAAATTTGAAACCATCAACGGCGTTGGTGAAGTGACATTAGGCGGGCGCCGTGATCGCGTTGTTCGCGTCACCCTTTCTCCCGAGAGAATGGCAGCTTACCGGCTTACCGCAAGTGATTTAATCAACGCATTTAACCGAGAGCATGTCCAGTTACCTGGTGGCTTTCTAGTCAGCAGCCAAACGGAGAAGTTAATTAAACTTGATCTAGAGTTTCATAATATTAAAGACTTAGGTGACTTGATCATTCATTACAAAGATGGCTCGCCAGTTCATCTTAAAGATATTGCAACTGTGACTGATAGCATCACTGACAATCGACAAGTGGCGCGTTATAAAGGTCAGCCTACGGTTGGACTAGGCATGGTAAAAATCGCCAACTCCAATACGGTTGAAATCATCAAAGAGGTCGAACGTAGATTAGAAGAGGAGATAAGGCCCAACTTACCACCTGGCATGAAACTAGAAATTTCCACCAATGACTCAATTTTTATTAATCAAATGGTCGCCTCACTCAAAGAGCATTTGTTCACTGGCACACTGCTTGCAGCTCTAATTGTATTTATTTTCCTGCGTTCAATACGTTCAACACTGATCGTTGCCACTGCAATTCCAGTATCACTCTTGGGAGCAATTGCGGTGATGTACTTCTCAGGGTTTACATTCAACTCAATGACATTGCTGGGCTTGCTTCTTTTAATTGGCGTGGTGGTGGACGATGCAATTGTGGTGCTTGAAAACATATTCCGTCATCGTGAGCATATCGATAAGGATCCAATGAGCGCTGCCATCAATGGATCAAGAGAGGTGACTTTTGCAGTCGTTGCCGCATCACTTTCACTTATTTGTATTTTTGCACCTGTCATTTTTATGGATGGCATTGTCGGCATGTTTTTTAAATCTTTCGGTGTGGTCGTCACCTTCGGTGTGCTTGCATCACTCTTTGTTTCTCTCACACTTACCCCAATGCTTTGTTCACGCTACTTAACCGCCGGTCACAAAGAGAATCAATTCTATAGTGCGATTGAAAAAAACTTAGCAAAGCTTGATGCGGCTTATCATTATTTACTCAACATGAGCCTCAATTATCGCTGGCGCGTCCTCATTATTACGATACTTTTCGTGGTATTGGGCGGAGGCTATGCGATGAAAAATGTACAAAAAGATTTTGTACCAGAAGCCGATGAGGGGAGTTTCACAATCAGCGTCAAGACACCGCTTGGCTCCAGCTTGGACTACACCGACACTAGAATGAAATTAGTAGAAGCAACCCTCGCCAGTCATCCCAAGGAAATTTCGAGTTACTTTGCTACGATAGGCTCAGGCTCTAAAGGTCAGGTCAATCAAGGCAACGTCAATGTACGTTTGGTCCCCAAAACCGAGCGCGAAAAATCTCAAAAAGACCTGATGAAGGAACTCAAAAAACAATTCGACCTTATCCCTGGCGTAAAGGCTATCCCCTCTCCGGCCTCAATCGCAAAAGGACAACGTTCCGAGAAGCTACAATTCATTATCACTGGTCAGCGCCTTGAAGAGATTGGTAGCCTCTCCAAACAAATTCAACAGTCCCTCACTAAAAATTCTGAAATGGGAAAAGTGGATTTAGATGTACAACTAGACCTGCCTCAACTGGATATGAATATTGATCGCGCGCGCGCAGCTTCTTTGGGCTTAAGTGCTCAAGACGTGGCGAGTGCTGTAAGCATGTATGCAGGGGGTCTAAACATTGCCAAATATAATGATTTTAATGGAGATGGACAACGTTACGACATCAGGCTCAAGGCGAATGAGGATGACTTAAAGCAGACCACAGACTTAAGTAAAATTTATTTAAGGAGTGCAAGCGGGGAGTTAGTGCGTTTAGATTCGGTTGCTAGCTTTAAAAAAACCTTGGGCGCAGCAGTTATTGGGCGCTATGACTTGCAATATTCAGCCAACTTTTATGCCAACCCCAGTATGCCACTGGGCGAAGCAGTTACGCTTGTTAAAGAAACTACCGCAAAAATTTTACCTCCAAACTACACACTCAAAATGACTGGCCAAGCAGAAGAGTTTGGTAAAACATTTAAGAACATTAAATTTGTTTTTATTCTTGCATTCATCTTGTTATACATGGTCCTCGCAAGCCAATTCAACTCTTTTATTCAACCACTAATTATTATGTTGGCTCAGCCACTCGCGATTATTGGTGGATTAATCGCGCTCCTACTTTCGGGCGATTCGCTCAACATTTACTCCATGATTGGTCTAGTCCTGCTCATCGGGTTGGTCGCTAAAAACTCCATCTTATTGGTCGACCTAACCAATCAATTGCGTGATCGAGGGGCTGGAATTAACGAAGCTCTGAGAGAGGCGTGTCCAATAAGACTGCGCCCAGTGGTGATGACATCACTCACTATTATTTTAGCACTGCTGCCCGCTGCGCTTGGATTTGGAGCTGGTAGCGAAACTAACAAGCCATTATCTGTTGCGATTATTGGGGGGATGATTTCATCGACCCTACTTACCTTAGTCGTTGTCCCGGCAGCTTATTCATTAGTTATGAACGGCCTAGAGAAATGGAAGACCCGATTTCCAAGATCCAAGGCCTAA
- a CDS encoding efflux RND transporter periplasmic adaptor subunit, translated as MQHKQYYSSRIITTILISTTLIISLALTACGKKESEADAKKKPQAALISTTVAESSVLEIREVSVGTLEGLMDPTLVAEASGRVIKMLAHPGQTVKKGAILALLDPTDYNLERSHAQAEVARLEALTINQGRIVERNQTLVQKKFISQNALDDVTTQHLALQNQLNGAKAQIAIIEHTRAKTTIVAPIDGVVQKQIVSTGEYVKIGDPILQIISKQKLRAHLPLPENMAAKIHAGIKVRLTTPTSSNILVSTIKELKPLISETNRAVDVIADVTDQAGWQPGASVTGEIILGEHSDAVLVHEQCVVLRPAGEVVYVIHQGQALQRIVKTGIRQDGKIEIIEGLVAGEVIAKDGAAFLTDQAKVKIEAKKPSKQ; from the coding sequence ATGCAACATAAGCAATATTATTCAAGCCGCATCATAACGACCATCTTAATTTCAACCACTTTAATCATTAGCCTTGCACTCACGGCTTGCGGTAAAAAAGAGTCTGAAGCTGACGCGAAGAAAAAACCACAAGCCGCACTCATTAGCACCACTGTTGCAGAATCAAGCGTTTTAGAGATTCGAGAAGTGTCTGTCGGTACATTAGAGGGCTTAATGGATCCAACTTTAGTAGCGGAGGCCTCTGGCAGAGTGATCAAAATGCTAGCGCACCCTGGACAGACAGTCAAAAAGGGCGCTATTTTAGCCTTATTAGATCCAACCGATTACAATTTAGAGCGCTCACATGCACAAGCAGAAGTGGCAAGGTTGGAAGCACTCACAATCAATCAGGGGCGTATCGTAGAGCGAAATCAAACGCTCGTTCAAAAGAAGTTCATCTCACAAAATGCATTAGACGACGTCACCACACAACATCTTGCACTACAAAATCAACTTAATGGCGCAAAAGCGCAAATTGCCATCATCGAACATACGCGTGCAAAAACCACCATCGTTGCCCCGATTGATGGCGTGGTGCAAAAACAAATCGTCTCGACAGGTGAATATGTCAAAATTGGTGACCCAATTTTGCAAATCATCAGCAAACAAAAATTACGTGCGCATTTACCACTCCCCGAAAATATGGCTGCCAAAATTCATGCTGGGATTAAGGTGAGGCTCACAACGCCCACCTCGTCGAACATCTTAGTCAGCACAATCAAAGAATTAAAACCTTTAATCAGTGAAACAAACCGTGCCGTGGATGTGATTGCTGATGTGACAGATCAGGCCGGATGGCAGCCTGGCGCAAGTGTTACAGGTGAAATTATTTTAGGGGAGCACTCCGATGCTGTCTTAGTGCATGAGCAGTGTGTCGTATTAAGGCCAGCCGGCGAAGTGGTCTATGTCATTCATCAAGGACAAGCACTGCAACGTATTGTAAAAACAGGCATACGTCAGGATGGGAAAATCGAAATTATCGAGGGCTTAGTTGCTGGAGAAGTCATCGCAAAAGATGGCGCAGCATTTCTGACCGATCAAGCAAAAGTAAAAATTGAAGCCAAAAAACCATCCAAACAATAA
- the ampD gene encoding 1,6-anhydro-N-acetylmuramyl-L-alanine amidase AmpD — translation MQNIKINDQGIYLDANFIASPNRDARPDANDISLIVIHNISLPPNQYGGDAVTALFTNQLDPKAHPYYAEISHLKVSSHFFIRRDGSIIQFASCNDRAWHAGKSIWEGREQCNDFSIGIELEGSDYEAFEPPQYQTLNVLIEAIKVKYPIKAITGHSNIAPDRKTDPGPYFDWSSIHT, via the coding sequence ATGCAGAATATTAAGATTAATGATCAAGGCATATATCTAGATGCAAATTTTATTGCCTCACCAAATAGAGATGCGCGTCCTGATGCAAACGATATTTCTTTAATTGTGATTCACAACATTAGCCTGCCACCCAATCAATATGGCGGCGACGCAGTCACAGCGCTTTTTACTAACCAGCTAGATCCTAAGGCACATCCTTATTACGCAGAAATTTCTCACCTAAAAGTTTCATCGCATTTTTTCATTCGTCGCGATGGAAGTATTATTCAATTTGCATCATGCAATGATCGCGCGTGGCATGCTGGAAAGTCAATCTGGGAGGGCCGGGAGCAATGTAACGACTTTTCGATCGGTATTGAACTGGAAGGAAGTGATTATGAAGCATTTGAACCTCCTCAATACCAGACGCTCAACGTTTTAATCGAAGCGATTAAAGTAAAGTATCCGATTAAAGCAATCACTGGTCATTCAAACATTGCGCCTGACAGAAAAACTGATCCTGGGCCTTACTTTGATTGGTCAAGCATTCATACATAA
- a CDS encoding sodium:calcium antiporter: MIFAELFLFLIVILIAAEVFTNALEHLGEKLGISEGVTGSLFAAVGTALPETSVPLLALMAGTSNTHLNEEIGVGAILGAPLMLSTLSLSLLSFAVLKNRKSTGHFHPEKTGLKRDLDFFLVAFGFATLALFLPHGGVLRYAIGFSMVTIYFVYIMLTLRASKALVADGHATEADSPMFLCRLGLPNYMAVVVVQLVLGLLLLIYGAKGFISGIEGASELLGITPLLLSLLVIPIATELPEKVNSILWVRKGKDTLAFGNITGALVFQGTLLPAIGIMLTPWVPQKEVFAGVVVTLLGILWLRWMISRGQLRVWHVWVNGLMYVGYLVFALS, from the coding sequence ATGATTTTTGCCGAATTGTTTTTGTTTCTCATTGTTATTCTAATTGCTGCCGAAGTGTTTACCAATGCACTTGAGCATTTAGGCGAAAAACTTGGCATCTCTGAAGGGGTGACAGGCTCATTATTTGCAGCCGTGGGGACTGCTTTACCAGAGACTTCGGTCCCATTATTAGCGTTAATGGCAGGGACAAGTAACACGCATCTCAATGAAGAAATTGGAGTTGGTGCCATCTTGGGCGCCCCATTGATGCTCTCTACGCTTTCTCTTTCTTTACTATCGTTTGCTGTTTTAAAAAACAGAAAGTCGACCGGACATTTTCACCCTGAAAAAACAGGCTTAAAGCGAGATTTAGATTTTTTCCTCGTCGCTTTTGGTTTTGCGACATTGGCGTTATTTTTACCCCACGGCGGTGTGTTACGTTATGCCATTGGCTTCTCAATGGTCACGATTTATTTTGTTTATATCATGTTGACGTTAAGGGCTTCAAAAGCCTTGGTGGCAGATGGTCATGCGACTGAAGCCGATAGCCCGATGTTTTTGTGTCGCTTAGGCTTACCCAATTATATGGCAGTCGTGGTTGTGCAGTTGGTGTTAGGTTTGTTGTTGCTCATTTATGGTGCAAAAGGTTTTATCTCAGGCATAGAAGGCGCTTCTGAATTACTCGGGATAACGCCTTTGTTACTTTCTCTTTTAGTAATACCGATTGCGACAGAGTTACCTGAAAAAGTGAACAGCATTCTATGGGTGCGTAAAGGTAAAGACACTTTGGCCTTTGGAAATATTACGGGTGCGTTGGTTTTTCAAGGCACGTTGTTGCCAGCCATCGGTATTATGCTGACCCCGTGGGTTCCACAAAAAGAAGTGTTTGCGGGGGTCGTAGTGACCTTGCTGGGTATCTTATGGCTTCGCTGGATGATTTCCCGCGGACAGCTTCGTGTTTGGCACGTTTGGGTCAATGGTTTGATGTATGTTGGGTACTTGGTGTTTGCGCTTAGTTAA
- a CDS encoding sigma-54-dependent transcriptional regulator: MTTKPTCLIVDDEPTILKFIAASLEKMGIKAECSETVADAKHLIAHRHYDLCLTDMRLPDGNGLDLVKHIGFQQSGLPIAIMTAFANADNAVSALKAGAFDYLSKPIELQQLQALVRAALKFGQSNELRHAKISLLGNSIAMQHVRLALEKMSHNQSPLFITGELGTGKETAARLLHLNSLRREQPFIKVNCAALHLDNAEKDFFGYTKTNPQDPKKEHEGFLKKAIGGTLFLDSIDKLPISIQNKLIDFIENETLDIRYIGATHQDIQALIEQGILNQKFYYHINVMSLQMPALREITDDIPVVAQHLLVKIAEASGESPVTISDSALNKLKNCRFVGNVRELKNTLERAFALCDGKQITTEDLHIKEQIALPESATLDVTALSLPSYLEKIEKQAIKEALAKTKQNKTAAAKLLGVSFRTLRYRLAKLGFSKSDED; this comes from the coding sequence ATGACCACAAAACCCACCTGCCTGATTGTTGACGACGAACCTACCATACTAAAATTTATTGCGGCCAGTCTCGAGAAAATGGGTATAAAAGCAGAATGCAGCGAGACTGTTGCTGATGCAAAGCATTTAATTGCACACCGTCATTACGACTTGTGTTTGACAGATATGCGTTTACCTGACGGCAATGGTCTTGACTTGGTGAAGCATATTGGCTTTCAACAATCGGGCTTACCTATCGCCATCATGACTGCATTTGCTAACGCTGATAATGCCGTATCTGCATTAAAGGCAGGCGCTTTTGATTATTTGAGCAAACCGATTGAATTGCAACAATTACAAGCATTGGTTCGAGCCGCACTTAAATTTGGACAAAGCAATGAGCTGCGTCATGCGAAAATTTCCCTGCTCGGAAATTCAATTGCTATGCAGCATGTTAGGTTGGCACTTGAAAAGATGTCCCACAATCAATCCCCGCTATTCATTACAGGCGAGCTAGGTACTGGCAAGGAAACTGCCGCAAGATTATTGCATTTAAATAGTCTGAGACGTGAACAGCCTTTTATTAAGGTAAATTGTGCAGCACTTCATCTCGACAATGCTGAAAAAGACTTTTTTGGATACACGAAAACGAATCCTCAAGATCCAAAAAAGGAACATGAGGGCTTCTTGAAAAAGGCTATAGGCGGCACGCTTTTTTTAGATAGCATTGATAAATTACCAATTTCTATTCAAAACAAACTCATTGATTTCATTGAAAATGAAACCCTAGACATCCGATATATTGGAGCCACACATCAAGATATTCAGGCGCTAATAGAACAAGGTATTTTGAACCAAAAATTTTACTACCATATCAATGTCATGAGTCTTCAAATGCCGGCATTGCGAGAAATCACAGATGATATTCCCGTGGTTGCTCAACATTTGCTTGTTAAGATTGCTGAAGCATCTGGCGAAAGCCCTGTCACTATTTCCGATAGCGCACTCAATAAATTAAAAAACTGTCGATTTGTTGGCAACGTTAGGGAATTGAAGAATACATTAGAGCGAGCATTTGCTTTATGTGATGGCAAGCAAATTACGACAGAGGATCTACACATCAAAGAGCAGATCGCACTGCCCGAATCAGCGACACTTGATGTTACAGCGCTATCACTCCCAAGTTATTTGGAGAAAATTGAGAAGCAGGCGATTAAAGAGGCTTTAGCAAAAACAAAACAAAACAAAACGGCAGCAGCAAAATTACTGGGCGTTAGCTTTAGGACATTACGTTACCGCCTCGCTAAACTTGGATTTAGTAAAAGCGATGAGGACTAA
- a CDS encoding RNA polymerase sigma factor, translating into MATRHELSDFLEQVERRAFKQTAYAVRDEHTALDIVQDAMMKLVEKYPDKPVSELPMLFQRILQNTMRDFWRRQKVRNIWTTLLSSFSVPGEDGEESDPLEMLTSSNRNVQDEPEAQLEQRQTMRLIEEALHQLPTRQREAFIMRYWEDMDVAETATAMGCSQGSVKTHCSRAVRAMASTLEKHGLVEKMLANHRLVKKEVNDEA; encoded by the coding sequence ATGGCAACAAGACATGAACTATCAGATTTTCTTGAGCAGGTTGAGCGAAGGGCTTTTAAGCAAACGGCTTACGCCGTTCGGGACGAACATACAGCTTTGGATATTGTGCAGGATGCAATGATGAAGCTTGTGGAAAAGTATCCGGATAAGCCTGTAAGCGAGCTTCCTATGCTCTTTCAGCGCATATTACAAAATACGATGCGTGATTTTTGGCGTCGTCAGAAAGTCAGAAATATTTGGACTACCTTACTTTCTTCTTTTAGTGTGCCCGGCGAAGATGGTGAAGAGTCCGATCCACTTGAAATGCTGACATCATCTAACCGAAATGTGCAAGACGAGCCTGAGGCTCAGCTTGAACAACGTCAAACAATGCGTTTAATTGAAGAGGCATTACATCAACTCCCCACGCGTCAACGTGAAGCCTTTATCATGCGTTATTGGGAAGATATGGATGTTGCTGAAACAGCGACAGCAATGGGTTGTTCTCAAGGAAGCGTAAAAACACACTGTTCCCGTGCAGTCCGTGCGATGGCAAGCACTTTAGAAAAACATGGTTTAGTTGAAAAGATGTTGGCTAATCATCGATTGGTAAAGAAAGAAGTGAATGATGAAGCTTGA
- a CDS encoding DUF3619 family protein — MMKLEQKNLELQDEQLAKKIALMLNKQCENIDESTASKLNYARQQALAKMAKSPSGMSISQNGMLVLLGGYWHQYRLLMTVMMGGLGLVALLTLQNMTNQEVYGQEDADLLSSDLPPEAYLNEAFDTWLSQNAS; from the coding sequence ATGATGAAGCTTGAACAGAAAAATTTAGAGCTGCAAGATGAGCAGCTGGCTAAAAAAATTGCATTAATGTTGAATAAACAATGTGAAAATATAGATGAGAGCACCGCCTCTAAGCTTAATTACGCGCGTCAACAAGCGCTTGCTAAGATGGCAAAATCTCCCTCTGGCATGTCAATCAGCCAAAATGGGATGTTAGTATTGCTCGGTGGTTATTGGCATCAGTATCGCTTATTAATGACCGTCATGATGGGTGGGCTCGGTCTTGTTGCATTATTAACTTTACAAAACATGACTAATCAAGAGGTGTATGGCCAAGAAGATGCTGATTTATTGTCTTCAGATCTCCCGCCTGAGGCTTATTTGAATGAGGCTTTTGATACATGGCTATCACAAAACGCAAGTTAA
- a CDS encoding DUF3106 domain-containing protein, translated as MAITKRKLILIVFALTVLLSHLVRADDGTLKPWASLNEDQRKVLAPLAEDWDTLRPWQRERMLEIAHEYPKMTPDRQERVQQRLNSWSRMTPFERENARKRFHQFKSLPPEKKEELRQHWRVYREASPEKRQQLRTQHPEIFGIEEIER; from the coding sequence ATGGCTATCACAAAACGCAAGTTAATATTGATTGTTTTCGCATTGACTGTTCTCTTGAGTCATTTAGTCAGAGCGGATGATGGGACTTTAAAACCTTGGGCATCTCTTAATGAGGACCAGCGTAAAGTGTTGGCGCCACTAGCGGAAGATTGGGACACCCTTAGGCCGTGGCAACGTGAGCGAATGCTCGAGATTGCGCATGAGTATCCTAAAATGACGCCAGATCGTCAGGAGCGCGTCCAGCAGCGATTGAATAGTTGGAGCAGAATGACGCCTTTTGAACGTGAGAACGCGCGTAAACGCTTCCATCAATTCAAATCGTTGCCTCCTGAAAAAAAAGAAGAGCTTCGTCAGCACTGGCGGGTATATCGAGAGGCATCGCCGGAAAAGCGTCAGCAATTAAGAACGCAACATCCTGAAATTTTCGGCATAGAAGAAATCGAGCGGTAA
- a CDS encoding RDD family protein, with product MQSVSLLKRAACMLYESILVFTLLFVTGIIYRALFGDPQSGFQQHLFFLYSWSIAGIYFVFCWVKVGQTLAMQTWRVKLVGRDGQLLSFEQSSKRYLLATFSLMFFGLGFIWALFDREGLSLHDRLAGGRLVMLPKKAAP from the coding sequence ATGCAGTCAGTTTCATTATTAAAACGCGCTGCCTGCATGCTTTACGAAAGCATTTTGGTCTTCACACTCTTGTTTGTGACGGGAATTATTTATCGTGCCTTATTTGGCGATCCGCAATCCGGTTTTCAACAACACTTATTTTTTCTTTATTCTTGGTCGATAGCAGGGATTTATTTTGTGTTTTGTTGGGTAAAAGTAGGGCAGACATTAGCAATGCAAACGTGGCGTGTAAAGTTGGTCGGTCGAGATGGTCAGCTATTGTCATTCGAACAATCTTCAAAACGTTATTTACTGGCCACTTTTAGTTTGATGTTTTTCGGACTGGGCTTTATTTGGGCATTGTTTGATCGTGAGGGTTTGTCTCTGCACGATCGCTTGGCTGGTGGACGATTAGTGATGTTGCCGAAAAAAGCAGCGCCTTAA
- the lptG gene encoding LPS export ABC transporter permease LptG — protein MNTVDRYLIKETTTSILLIMGALLAMFAFFDLLQELESVGKGSYGIVKIVAFVLLSTPGHFYEIVPVAVLIGSIYSLGQLSRNSELIILRVSGMSILNIGMTLIRIGLVFAVLTFVVGEMITPISEKTGQRMRIKAIDSVIAQDFRSGLWVKDGKNFVNVEQVLPDAQLVNIHIYEFDENFEMKAINQAKTGTYNGESWDLTDLTQTNLAKTNVESTHLAQSEWKSLIRPELMSILLVVPEKMSAWNLYSYISHLNKSKQKTSRYDIALWAKIIYPLACLVMVLLALPFGFLQQRSGGAVNKLFAGVLLGILYQVLNRVSLHLGLLNDWTALTSAVLPTFLFLMTGIFMLIWVERQ, from the coding sequence ATTAACACGGTTGATCGCTATTTAATCAAGGAGACAACCACTAGTATTTTGCTCATCATGGGTGCGCTGCTTGCCATGTTTGCTTTCTTTGACTTACTTCAAGAGTTGGAAAGTGTCGGCAAAGGCTCTTATGGCATAGTAAAAATTGTTGCGTTCGTTTTGCTCAGCACCCCAGGACACTTTTATGAGATTGTTCCAGTTGCCGTGCTTATCGGTAGTATCTACTCACTAGGTCAGCTATCCAGAAATTCTGAGCTGATTATTCTGAGGGTCAGCGGTATGTCCATCCTCAACATAGGCATGACCCTCATCCGCATTGGTCTTGTGTTTGCAGTGCTTACTTTTGTCGTTGGTGAAATGATTACACCCATCAGCGAAAAAACTGGCCAACGTATGCGGATTAAGGCGATTGACTCTGTTATTGCGCAAGATTTTCGCTCAGGACTGTGGGTGAAAGATGGTAAAAATTTCGTGAACGTTGAGCAAGTGCTTCCTGACGCACAACTTGTGAACATCCACATTTATGAGTTTGACGAAAACTTTGAAATGAAAGCGATCAATCAAGCGAAGACAGGTACTTACAATGGAGAAAGTTGGGACTTAACCGACCTCACGCAAACGAATTTAGCAAAAACGAATGTCGAATCAACTCATTTAGCGCAATCAGAATGGAAATCACTTATTCGGCCTGAATTAATGAGTATTCTATTGGTGGTGCCAGAAAAAATGTCTGCTTGGAATTTATATTCCTATATTTCACACTTGAATAAAAGCAAACAAAAGACATCACGCTACGATATTGCCTTGTGGGCTAAGATAATCTATCCGTTGGCTTGCTTAGTGATGGTGTTACTCGCACTTCCTTTTGGCTTTTTGCAACAGCGGTCTGGTGGTGCAGTGAACAAACTTTTTGCAGGGGTATTACTGGGGATACTTTATCAAGTCCTCAATAGAGTATCCCTCCATTTGGGTTTGCTTAATGATTGGACTGCATTGACCAGTGCTGTTTTACCAACGTTCTTGTTCTTGATGACGGGAATTTTTATGCTGATATGGGTTGAGCGTCAATAA